Sequence from the Nocardioides exalbidus genome:
CGTGCCGGGCGACGTCGGCGAGCGTGACGTGCCCGTGGGGGACGGGGCCGCGGGTGTGGGGTCGGTCCTCGGGCACGGCTTCCTCCTCGTCGTCTGTCTCGTCGTCCGTCGGGTCGTGGCGGTCGGTGCGGGCTTGCCAAGCAGGTGATGTTTAGCGATAAAATCTCATCTGTGACGGAGGTTACACACGACGCCGAGCCGACGACAACCCCCCTGGCGGGGCCCGCGCTCCAACCCCTGCTGCACGACCTCGCGTCGTGCGTGGCGGCTCCCGGGGTGCTGCTGACCTCGCTCGACGGGCAGCTGCGCAGCGGGGGCGTGAGCGGGTGGTACGTCGCCGACACCCGGCTGCTCGACCGCTGGGAGCTGTCGGTCGCGGGGTCCGACCTCGACGTGGTCCGGGCCGACCACCGGGGTGCCGACCGGCACTCGTTCTCCTACGTCGCGCGCTCGATCGGCGACCTGACGACCGCCGACCCGACCGTGCGCATCGATCGCCACCGACGCCTCGACGCCGACGGCCTGCACGAGGAGCTGACGATCGAGTCGGCCGGTGCCGCCCCGGTCGACGTCGAGCTCCGCATCGACCTGGGCAGCGACCTCGCGGCGATGCCGGAGATCAAGCAGGGACGGGTGGGGCCACGAGTTCGTGCCTCGTCCGTCGCCGAGGGGCTCGAGTGGGCCTCCGACGAGGGGGTCGTGCGCGTCGTGGCCGACGGCTCGGACCCCGACGTCTCCCCGGGCGACGGCCGCCTGACCTGGCGCCTGAGCGTCGGGCGGGGGAGCCCCGTCACGGTCGTGCTGAGGGCCACCACCTCGGTGGCACCGCTGTTCGGCGGCGGCCGGCCCGCCGGGTGGTCGACCGACCTCGACGCGGACGACGTACGTCTCACGCGGCTGGTGCGCCAGGGTCTCGCCGACCTCGAGGGCCTCCTGCTGCGTGACGGCGACGACCGGTTCCTGGCCGCGGGCAGCCCGTGGTTCCTCACGCTCTTCGGGCGCGACTCGCTCTGGGCGGCGCGCATGCTCGCCCCGATCGACCCGGACCTCGCGCTGTCGACCCTGCGCACCCTGGCCCGTCGTCAGGGGAGCGCCGACGACCCGGCGACCGAGGAGCAGCCCGGCAAGATCCTCCACGAGGTCCGCAAGCAGGTGCTCGACCTCGGCGGACAGCGACTGCCCCCGCTCTACTACGGCACGGTCGACGCCACGCCGCTCTTCGTCTGCACGCTCGCCGACGCCCACGCCTGGGGCGCGGACCGCGAGCAGGTCCGCGAGCTCGTGCCGGCCGCACGTCGCTGCCTCGAGTGGGTGGTGGCGCAGTCGAGCCCCTCGGGCTGGCTCACCTACATCGACCGCACGGGCGAAGGTCTGGCCAACCAGGGCTGGAAGGACAGCCACGACGGCATCCAGTTCGCCGACGGCCGGCTCGCCGAGCCGCCGATCTCGCTGAGCGAGGTGCAGGCCTACGCCTACGACGCGGGAGTCCGCGGTGGCGCGCTCCTCGCCGAGCTGGGCGAGGAGCCCGTGCCCGGCCTCGAGGAGTGGGCCGCGGACCTGCGCTCCCGCTTCGCGCGCGACTTCTGGGTCGACGACGCCGACGGCGGCCACGTCGCCGTCGCGCTCGACCGGCACGGCGTGCGCGTCGACTCGGTCGCCTCGAACCTCGGGCACCTGCTCGACACCGGGATCCTGGACCCCGACGGCGCCCGTCGCGTCGCGGGGCTGCTCGGCGACGAGCGGCTCGACTCGGGCTTCGGGCTCCGCACCCTGTCGGCGGCCTCGCCGCGGTTCTCGCGGCTCAGCTACCACGGCGGATCGGTCTGGCCGCACGACACCGCGATCGCCGTCCGCGGGCTCGCCTCCGTCGGGAGGTACGACGACGCCGCGGGGCTCGCCGCGGGGCTTGTCCGCGCCGCCGAGACCTTCGACGACCGCCTGCCCGAGCTCTACGGCGGTGACTCCGCGTCCGACGTGGACAGCCCGTCGGCGTACCCGGCCGCGTGCCGGCCGCAGGCCTGGTCGGCCGCCGGCCCGATCGCCTGCCTGGTCGCGCTGACCGGCGTCCGGCCCGACGCGCGGTCGCTCGTCCTGCGGCACCCGGCGCGGACGACGGGGCGGCTCGGCGCGTGGACGCTGCGGGGGCTACGGCTCGGCGGGCAGTCCTTCGACGTGGCCGTCGCGTCCGACGGCAGGGTGTCGGTCACCCTGCCGCCGGGGAGCACGCTGCGGGTCGAGGTGGACGACCCGGTGCCCAGTGATCAGGGCTAGAGCAGCCAGCAGTTGCTGATCTGCGGGATGCCGGCGAAGCGCGCCTCGAACCAGGGGAGTGCCTCGGCCGTCTGCGGCACGATGCCGCCGACGTGCAGCGGGGCGACGTTGGGCGAGAAGTAGATGTTGCCGCCCTTGCCGCACCACGACCTCGCCATCTGCTTGCCGACGGAGAACGGGATGACGTCGTCGAGGGTCGAGTGGGTGACGAGCACGGGGAAGGCCGGCTTGATGGTGCCGATCCGCTGCTGCTCGACGATCGACCGGAACGGCTCCTGCGCCATCAGCGCCGACATCGGCTGGCCGTCGGCGCTCAGCGTCGAGGACTTCACGAATGCGTGGTCGAGGAGGTCGAAGACGCAGTCCTGCTCGACCTGGTCGCTCGTGGCGCGGCCCCTGGCGTTGAGGTAGGGCGACAGGTCGAGGTCGTAGCTCGCCGCCAGGCCGCGCAGCGCGAAGAACGCGAACGCGGAGTAGAGGCCGCCGTCAAGGGTGCTGGCGACCTTCTGCAGGTCGGCCGGGACGGCGCCGACGACGGCGCCCCTCACCTTGAGGTCGGGGGCGTACGACGACGCCAGCTCGGCCGCGGCCGCCGCGGCACCGCCGCCCTGGGAGTAGCCCATGATGCCGACCGGGCTGTTCGTCGTGAGGCCGGTGCCGGGCAGGCGCTGGGCGGCGCGGACGACGTCGAGCGTCGCGCGGCCCTGCGAGACGCGGTCCATGTAGGTGTGGACTCCTGCGGTGCCGAGGCCCTCGTAGTCGGGCATGGCGACGGCGTACCCCCGGAGCAGGAGCCCCTCGATGCCGATGCCTTCGTACTCGATGCCCTCGGAGAACTGGCGCGACGGCGCGCAGCGGTCGGCCATGCCCTGGGTGCCGGGCGCGTAGCCGATGACGGGCCGCGAACCGACACCGATCCACGGGCTCCTCGGCACGAGCACCGTGCCGGAGACGGCGATGGCCTTCCCGGTGCGGTTGGTCGTCCGGTAGAGGACGCGGTTGGCGTCGCGGACCAGGCTGGTCGCGTCGAGCGGGTCGAGCAGGAAGCTCATCTTCTCGCTGCGGATCACCGCACCGTTGGCGGCGGGCAGCGTGGCGGGCGCCTCGTAGAACGCGGGACGGGGCGGCTCCGGCACGACGGCGCCGGCCGGACTCGTGCTCGCGGCGAGCGTGGCGAGCATGGCGGTGAGCAGGGTGACGAGTGACGTGACGGCGCGACGCACCATGGTGGGTTCCCTCCCTCGGGCCGGACCCGACCGACCGTTGGAGGGAACCTACTCGTGAGTAGCGTCACTGCGACATGTGACGTGCGTCACAGCACGGGCTCAGGCGTAAACCATCCCCATCGCCGCCCGCACCTCGTCGAGGGTCGCGTCGGCGACCTCGTTGGCACGCG
This genomic interval carries:
- a CDS encoding glycogen debranching N-terminal domain-containing protein, whose amino-acid sequence is MTEVTHDAEPTTTPLAGPALQPLLHDLASCVAAPGVLLTSLDGQLRSGGVSGWYVADTRLLDRWELSVAGSDLDVVRADHRGADRHSFSYVARSIGDLTTADPTVRIDRHRRLDADGLHEELTIESAGAAPVDVELRIDLGSDLAAMPEIKQGRVGPRVRASSVAEGLEWASDEGVVRVVADGSDPDVSPGDGRLTWRLSVGRGSPVTVVLRATTSVAPLFGGGRPAGWSTDLDADDVRLTRLVRQGLADLEGLLLRDGDDRFLAAGSPWFLTLFGRDSLWAARMLAPIDPDLALSTLRTLARRQGSADDPATEEQPGKILHEVRKQVLDLGGQRLPPLYYGTVDATPLFVCTLADAHAWGADREQVRELVPAARRCLEWVVAQSSPSGWLTYIDRTGEGLANQGWKDSHDGIQFADGRLAEPPISLSEVQAYAYDAGVRGGALLAELGEEPVPGLEEWAADLRSRFARDFWVDDADGGHVAVALDRHGVRVDSVASNLGHLLDTGILDPDGARRVAGLLGDERLDSGFGLRTLSAASPRFSRLSYHGGSVWPHDTAIAVRGLASVGRYDDAAGLAAGLVRAAETFDDRLPELYGGDSASDVDSPSAYPAACRPQAWSAAGPIACLVALTGVRPDARSLVLRHPARTTGRLGAWTLRGLRLGGQSFDVAVASDGRVSVTLPPGSTLRVEVDDPVPSDQG
- a CDS encoding lipase family protein, producing MVRRAVTSLVTLLTAMLATLAASTSPAGAVVPEPPRPAFYEAPATLPAANGAVIRSEKMSFLLDPLDATSLVRDANRVLYRTTNRTGKAIAVSGTVLVPRSPWIGVGSRPVIGYAPGTQGMADRCAPSRQFSEGIEYEGIGIEGLLLRGYAVAMPDYEGLGTAGVHTYMDRVSQGRATLDVVRAAQRLPGTGLTTNSPVGIMGYSQGGGAAAAAAELASSYAPDLKVRGAVVGAVPADLQKVASTLDGGLYSAFAFFALRGLAASYDLDLSPYLNARGRATSDQVEQDCVFDLLDHAFVKSSTLSADGQPMSALMAQEPFRSIVEQQRIGTIKPAFPVLVTHSTLDDVIPFSVGKQMARSWCGKGGNIYFSPNVAPLHVGGIVPQTAEALPWFEARFAGIPQISNCWLL